The Flavobacterium johnsoniae UW101 genomic interval AAGTCAGGTTCCGGATTATACCAAAATGATTTTTGTAACCGATAATACAGATCCAAACCCTGTAATTATTCAGTCTCCTTTACCTGGAACAAAGTTTTCAGACGGAATGACTATTACGATCAAGGTTTCAGATAAAAGCAATAATATTTCAGAATGTTCTTTCCATCTCTTTGCATATCCTGTTTTGGTAGATGCAGGAGAAGATATTGAAATTAATGAAGGTCAGTTTGTTAAACTGCAGGCTGTTGCTTTAGAAAATGGTTCTTTTTCATGGTCACCTTCAGCAGGATTAAACAATACTAAAGTTGGAAATCCAATTGCGACGCCTCAGGAAACCACAACTTACACTGTAGTTTTTACCAATAAAGAAGGTTGTCAGGCCGAAGATTCAGTAACCATAACCGTTATTCCATTAGAAAAAGACGAAACAAAATATGGTTTTTCACCAAATGGTGACGGAATTAACGATTTCTGGGAAATTGACAAAATAACAGATTATCCAGAGAATGAAGTCCTGATTTACAGCCGTTGGGGCGATTTGGTTTACCAAACCAAAGGCTACGACAACTCCACAAATGTTTTTAGCGGAATTGCCAATAAAAGCCGAAATCTTGGAGCCAGTCAACTGCCAGAAGGAACTTATTTCTTCGAAATCCGTGTTAATCAGCCCCATCATTTTAAAAAACTCAAGGGATACCTTGTTTTAAAACGTTAATTCATGAAAACTAAAATCAATATAATCTTAACCTTATTCATAATCATCATTTTTTTAGAAAGAGCTTATGGACAGCAGACACCTGTTTTTTCAAGTTATAATTACAATGCCGTTTTACTAAATCCTGCCCATGCCGGATATTACCATGATATTGATATTGCTATGATTACAAATGGTTATTTTAATTCAGTAGAAGGAAGTCCAAAGAATTTTGATCTTTCGGTAAATAAATTAACATGGGGAGAAAAAATAGGTTTGGCTGCAGGAATTTCGCATGACCAGATAGGAGTAACCAATACAACCAGTTTTTTTACCTCTTACTCCTATAAAATCTATTACGATTCAGATTATAAATATGGAAAATGGTGGGCATACGATCCCAGTATAATTTCTTTTGGAGTTACAGCTGGAGCAATGCTTTACAACGAAAACCTGACTCGTTTGGGAATCGAAAATGATCCTGAATTTCAGGAAAACATCAACAGTTTTACACCCACTTTTGGAGTTGGGTTTTTGTATAACCGAGATCAGATTTATTTCGGATTATCGTCTCCAAATCTCTTAAGTTCTGCTTTTAATTCAAGTAATAATACCCATTTAAAAAACGTGTATTACAGTTATTTTGGTTATAAATTTTTCACCAATCGTTTTGAAGAAGTACTGGTCAATCCAAGCGTATTATTTAAATATGTAGAAGGAGCGCCGTTTCAGGCCGATCTGAATCTTTTAATCAATTATAAAAATAAAGTAGAATTTGGCGGTGGTTACCGAACTTCAAAAACACTGAATTTTCTAGCCGGATTTCACCTTTCAGACAATTTCAGGGTTATCTGTACTTACAATAAATCTATTGACAATGTAGTAATTCCCGACACTTTTGGATTAGTTTTAAACTACAGAGCGGGCAAAGGGTTTTAGTTAATCAACTAAACCATTTTCGACTGCATATTTTACAAGACCTGCCGTATTTTTAGCATTCAGTTTAGATAATAAATTACGGCGGTGCGTATTTACGGTATTTAAACTAATGAACGTTTTTTCGGCAATTTCAGCCGTATTGTATTCGTGGGCAATCAAAACCAAAATCTCTTTTTCACGGGAACTTAGCTCAGTTAAGTTAGAAACCTGCTTTTCGATTTTCGAACTATTCGAAAGATGTTTTTCTTCCAGTTCTTCAGCAAAATAATTCTCTCCCGAAGCAATCGTGTTAATTGCTTTCAGAAGTTCTTCTTTTGCAGCATTTTTCAGCAAATAACCGTTTACGCCAATTCTAATCAGCCTGGAAACAATCATCACATTGCTGTGTGTACTTACAATTAGTATTTTGACATTCGGATGTTGTTTTTTCAGAATTTTACTCAATTCAATTCCATCCATCTCAGGCATGCTGATATCCAGAATAATAAAATCAACAACTCCCTTTTTAATAATTTCCAGCGCTTCAATTCCGTTTACCGCTTTGTCAATAATAGTAATATTGGGTTCCTGCTCCAAAAGAGAAATAATCCCCTGTAGAAACATCGTATGATCGTCGGCAATAAGTAGGTTAATTTGGTTCATTCAACAAATATATTAGTTGCTTTTTAATTCATCAAGCTGATTTTTCAAATCAATGCCTTTTATTTTCGCTTTAGGTTTCGGCTCTGCAATTGGAATTTCGATATTAAAAATAGAGCCTCGTTTTAGTTTAGAATCAATTACAAAAGAGCCATTTAATTTCTTAATTCGGTTTTCCAGATTAATAAATCCAATTCCTTTCGAATGATTTTTCGTTTCAAAACCAATTCCATTATCCTCAAACAAAACATTCAATATATTTTCAATATAATTCAGCTGAATTTCCACTTCCGAAGCCTTTGCATGTTTAATCGTATTCGTTAAAAGTTCCTGAATAATTTTAAAAATTTCAATCTGAATATTTTCATCAAGTTCATTAATTTCTTTCTTCGGATACGGAATATAAGAAATCTTGATTTTGCTGGCTTCGCTGATATTTTTTAAATACGACTCCAGAACTTCTAAAAATTTATTCTGGCTGAATTTCTTCGGAAGAAGTGTATGCGATAAATTCCGAACCTGCTGATACGTCTCATCCAATTGAAGGCTGATTTTCTGAATATTAGAAAAATCGGAAGCATTCAAATGATTGACCTGTAATTTTATAGCGGCTAAATTACCGCCAATACTGTCATGAAGTTCCTGCGCAATACGCTGTCTTTCCTTATCCTGTCCGCTAATCGATGCTTTTATCAACTCTAATTCCTGTTCTTTCAAAATACCATCTATTTTTTGAGAACTGATTTCCGCCTGTTTAATGTTCAGTAAATGCTGTACTTTAAAACGTTTGTAATACTGAAACAAAAGACCAATTATAGGAATCATTAAAATCAGAAAAGCAATAATAGTAAACCATCTTATTTTTTTCTGCTGATTGATTTCCAAGGCTTTAAATTGCTGGTCTTTCTTTAAAAGCGCTATTTCATTTCGTTTTTTGTTTGATGAATTCTGATACGCCAGAATCGTATTTTCATTATTCTTTTTCGAAATTTCTTCCTGCAGAATCATGTTTTTAATAGCTTCTTCCTGATTGGCAAGCGTCAGTTTTTTAGCTTCGTTTTCAAACTTCAAAGCTTCAATTTCTTTTT includes:
- a CDS encoding PorP/SprF family type IX secretion system membrane protein, yielding MKTKINIILTLFIIIIFLERAYGQQTPVFSSYNYNAVLLNPAHAGYYHDIDIAMITNGYFNSVEGSPKNFDLSVNKLTWGEKIGLAAGISHDQIGVTNTTSFFTSYSYKIYYDSDYKYGKWWAYDPSIISFGVTAGAMLYNENLTRLGIENDPEFQENINSFTPTFGVGFLYNRDQIYFGLSSPNLLSSAFNSSNNTHLKNVYYSYFGYKFFTNRFEEVLVNPSVLFKYVEGAPFQADLNLLINYKNKVEFGGGYRTSKTLNFLAGFHLSDNFRVICTYNKSIDNVVIPDTFGLVLNYRAGKGF
- a CDS encoding response regulator transcription factor, whose amino-acid sequence is MNQINLLIADDHTMFLQGIISLLEQEPNITIIDKAVNGIEALEIIKKGVVDFIILDISMPEMDGIELSKILKKQHPNVKILIVSTHSNVMIVSRLIRIGVNGYLLKNAAKEELLKAINTIASGENYFAEELEEKHLSNSSKIEKQVSNLTELSSREKEILVLIAHEYNTAEIAEKTFISLNTVNTHRRNLLSKLNAKNTAGLVKYAVENGLVD